In a single window of the Paenibacillus sp. MMS20-IR301 genome:
- a CDS encoding S-layer homology domain-containing protein, which yields MGAALTNRLLQKTTLIVLCIILLMLDARAMAEPSAGPKATASFTAEMQRLLDGAEQALLALQPFPDEAAAGFFKNGRSLPKGYLEGIADRILEQRGKFAMAAELTRTALAYGAAGGNMNNIAGIDLYPLLMNHAGIDSEGAAVAAAAYMTTNNSAFNTYERTDRYPDMILYQLLKTQLADGSWPAAGQSTGDPASTARVLTALGPVAGSELTEEPVRKAVQWLRDKQQPNGGFDGKTGTTAQVITGLSSLGLDAAEFAQAGGTSLLDHLLAAKLADGSFSQAAGGGSDRTATVNAYLALTSYKLLSKQEGLLYSGLHHAGPVLAAIQIEGPGGTLAGGRIAGGDAVKAAAAFLQSRGLAYKLNADTAKPAFTAIEGIQNGRYSGRGEWKLAVYSGGSSWLYPENISSRLTVGDGDQLLVYYADDTELPDRIAVEWKDQYGQQNTGGSAYAGLPFSLRVTRSNRSLGGLPAFGVTVTLQGKSVVADSAGKVSFAGMKPGVYPVQVTKYRKDGAPALAKRTFALHIASPDLARFTDSAKVSAWARNDISVALSSGYIQGVSAGGNVLAPKQKLTRAEFLTLLMRLMHEFPDGKAASGFKDVPAGKWYSGTVAKAAELGIISSSSGRFEPDRGITREEAAVMVVQAAQLSTYGSTERMKLADVAGLPAASRQAVQAVYEHEIMTGSSGRFEPEQVLVREQAAAVLVRLQQLIPAASYQ from the coding sequence ATGGGAGCAGCACTAACGAACAGGTTATTGCAAAAGACTACGCTAATCGTATTATGTATAATCCTGCTAATGCTGGATGCAAGGGCAATGGCGGAGCCGTCTGCGGGGCCGAAGGCGACTGCAAGCTTCACTGCGGAAATGCAGCGGCTGCTTGATGGGGCGGAGCAAGCGCTGCTGGCGTTACAGCCGTTTCCGGATGAAGCGGCCGCAGGCTTCTTCAAGAACGGGCGCAGTCTGCCTAAGGGGTATCTGGAGGGAATCGCCGACCGGATTCTGGAGCAGCGGGGCAAGTTCGCCATGGCAGCAGAGCTGACCCGGACAGCGCTTGCTTATGGTGCTGCCGGCGGCAACATGAATAACATCGCCGGCATTGACCTGTATCCGCTGCTGATGAATCATGCCGGAATTGATTCCGAAGGAGCTGCTGTTGCCGCTGCTGCTTATATGACTACGAATAATTCTGCGTTCAATACTTATGAGCGGACGGACCGCTATCCCGATATGATTCTCTACCAGCTGCTCAAGACGCAGCTGGCGGACGGCAGCTGGCCTGCAGCCGGGCAGAGTACCGGAGATCCGGCTTCTACAGCCCGGGTACTCACTGCACTGGGTCCGGTAGCGGGATCGGAGCTCACGGAGGAGCCTGTCCGTAAGGCTGTGCAATGGCTGAGGGACAAGCAGCAGCCAAACGGCGGTTTTGACGGCAAGACCGGGACTACGGCGCAGGTGATCACCGGTTTATCCTCACTGGGGCTGGATGCGGCCGAATTCGCGCAAGCGGGCGGCACCTCACTGCTGGATCATTTGCTGGCCGCTAAGCTTGCAGACGGCAGCTTCTCACAAGCGGCAGGCGGAGGAAGTGACCGTACAGCTACGGTGAACGCCTATCTTGCCCTGACTTCTTATAAGCTGTTATCCAAGCAGGAAGGATTACTGTACAGCGGCCTGCATCATGCCGGTCCGGTGCTAGCTGCGATTCAGATAGAAGGTCCCGGCGGCACGCTTGCCGGCGGGCGGATAGCAGGCGGTGATGCCGTGAAGGCAGCCGCAGCTTTTTTACAGTCGAGGGGGCTGGCATATAAGCTGAATGCAGATACGGCGAAGCCTGCGTTCACAGCGATTGAAGGGATTCAGAACGGAAGATACAGCGGACGCGGTGAATGGAAGCTTGCCGTGTACAGCGGCGGGAGCTCCTGGCTGTACCCCGAGAATATATCATCCAGGCTGACGGTAGGCGACGGTGATCAGCTGCTGGTCTATTATGCCGATGACACAGAGCTGCCGGACCGGATAGCCGTGGAATGGAAGGACCAGTATGGCCAGCAGAATACCGGAGGTTCAGCCTATGCGGGCTTACCTTTTTCGCTGCGTGTAACGAGATCGAACAGGTCTCTGGGCGGCCTTCCGGCCTTTGGAGTCACCGTAACACTCCAGGGGAAAAGTGTTGTAGCTGATAGTGCCGGAAAGGTGTCTTTTGCCGGAATGAAGCCCGGTGTCTATCCTGTGCAGGTGACTAAATACCGCAAAGACGGTGCTCCGGCGCTGGCCAAGCGTACGTTTGCCCTGCATATCGCTTCTCCGGATCTGGCCAGATTTACTGATTCCGCTAAAGTCTCTGCCTGGGCACGGAATGATATCTCTGTGGCGCTGAGCAGCGGATATATTCAAGGCGTGAGTGCCGGCGGGAATGTGCTTGCACCGAAGCAAAAGCTGACCCGGGCCGAATTTCTGACCCTGCTGATGCGCCTCATGCATGAATTCCCTGACGGAAAGGCGGCCTCCGGCTTCAAGGATGTTCCTGCAGGCAAATGGTACAGCGGCACTGTTGCCAAGGCGGCAGAGCTGGGCATCATCAGCTCCTCTTCCGGCAGGTTCGAGCCGGACCGCGGCATTACGCGGGAAGAAGCCGCAGTGATGGTAGTCCAGGCTGCTCAGCTGTCCACCTATGGCAGTACTGAGCGTATGAAGCTCGCGGATGTGGCCGGGTTGCCGGCGGCAAGCCGCCAGGCGGTTCAAGCGGTGTATGAGCATGAGATCATGACCGGCAGCAGCGGCCGTTTCGAACCGGAGCAGGTGCTGGTGCGTGAGCAGGCCGCGGCGGTGCTGGTCCGGCTGCAGCAGCTTATTCCGGCTGCGTCTTATCAGTAG
- a CDS encoding glycoside-pentoside-hexuronide (GPH):cation symporter: protein MLRWNTKLLYGSGETVNVITITVIGMYYLFFLTDYAGLSPALAGAVFMIGRIWDAFIDPVMGIITDRTRTRWGRRRPFLLLSAVPVGLFFYLMWSDPGAGSVTLNAVYFTATYMLFMTTLTLYYVPYLSLVAELTDDYDERTSVNNYRIIVQLLMGLVAAVIPKMIADSYADPFQGYRIMALTAGLFIILIPLLLFFRTRERERGSAVDKVDTPRFGSEIRLALGSRAFRLLLLLYVGCYAASNVIEGFVIYYMKYWLHREEEMSYLLVTVILAGVLTLPLWTKVSRAAGKKITIISGLLLWAVSQLAWILLTPDSPAYLVYLIGAIVGTGYGVAHVIPWSMLPDVLDADELRTGLRREGLYSGIMTFFMKTSNSLAIFLIGILLEASGYVPNQIQEGPARWTIRTTMTFAPELFIITGLIAAFLYPLGKEDYKRNREQLLDKREASLNL from the coding sequence ATGCTGCGTTGGAATACTAAGCTGCTCTACGGTTCCGGTGAAACCGTAAATGTGATTACGATTACGGTAATTGGCATGTACTACCTGTTTTTCCTGACGGATTATGCGGGGCTGTCACCGGCACTCGCCGGAGCCGTCTTTATGATCGGCCGGATATGGGATGCGTTCATAGACCCCGTTATGGGGATTATTACCGACCGGACCCGGACCAGATGGGGACGGAGAAGACCCTTCCTTCTGCTGTCTGCAGTTCCGGTGGGCCTGTTTTTCTACCTCATGTGGAGTGATCCCGGAGCCGGCTCCGTCACACTGAATGCCGTATATTTTACTGCAACCTATATGCTGTTCATGACCACATTGACACTCTATTACGTGCCTTATCTTAGCCTGGTGGCCGAGTTGACTGATGATTATGACGAGCGCACCAGCGTCAACAACTACCGGATTATCGTGCAGCTCCTTATGGGATTAGTCGCTGCCGTCATTCCCAAAATGATTGCCGACAGCTATGCTGATCCCTTCCAGGGCTACAGAATCATGGCGCTTACAGCCGGCCTGTTCATTATCCTCATTCCGCTGCTGCTGTTCTTCCGGACCCGGGAACGCGAACGCGGAAGTGCCGTTGACAAGGTGGATACACCCCGCTTCGGGTCCGAAATCCGGCTTGCACTGGGTAGCAGGGCCTTCCGCCTTCTTCTGCTGCTCTATGTCGGATGCTATGCGGCGTCCAATGTCATAGAAGGCTTCGTTATCTATTACATGAAATATTGGCTGCACCGGGAAGAGGAAATGTCTTATCTGCTGGTAACCGTTATACTGGCCGGCGTTCTTACCCTTCCGCTCTGGACGAAAGTATCCCGGGCAGCAGGCAAGAAGATAACCATCATCTCCGGGCTGCTCCTCTGGGCCGTCAGCCAGCTGGCCTGGATACTCTTGACTCCTGATTCACCAGCCTATCTTGTATATCTTATTGGCGCAATTGTAGGTACCGGTTACGGGGTTGCGCATGTGATCCCCTGGTCCATGCTTCCTGACGTATTAGATGCGGATGAACTCCGGACAGGCTTGCGGCGTGAGGGACTGTATTCCGGTATCATGACGTTCTTCATGAAGACATCCAATTCACTCGCTATCTTCCTGATCGGGATTCTGCTTGAAGCCTCCGGTTATGTCCCTAATCAAATCCAGGAAGGGCCCGCCCGGTGGACCATCCGGACCACGATGACGTTCGCACCTGAGCTTTTCATTATTACCGGATTAATTGCAGCCTTCCTCTACCCGCTGGGGAAAGAGGATTATAAAAGAAACCGTGAGCAGCTGCTTGATAAACGTGAAGCATCGCTGAACCTCTAA
- a CDS encoding aspartate aminotransferase family protein, which translates to MAQFQFPVTGTAKQEVLEQLQALRGEDANWREGRTWSLVYYGGEEIADLTRQAYQLFSQENGLNPGAFPSLRQMETEVVSMTADLLGGSPGTAGNMTSGGTESILMAVKTARDHARATRPEISQPELLLPVTAHPAFSKAAAYFDIKPVYIPLTEEYRADVSAARQLINENTILLAGSAPAYPHGVIDPIAELAALALRHQLPFHVDACLGGFMLPFLKDTGEPIPDFDFRVPGVTSMSADLHKYGYAAKGASVVLYREDEYRQHQFYVRSDWPGGLFASPTMAGTRPGGAIAAAWAVLRALGRDGYSRLADTTLQITRRLQAALASVPELYILGNPRMSVFAVGSEVLNLYAVADELERRGWHMDRQHLPPSLHFMVTPAHRESVDIFIIDLHQAIEQVQRHPEAYTAGSTAMYGMVGSLPDPALAHGFMRDYLSSMTRRRQETE; encoded by the coding sequence ATGGCACAATTTCAGTTTCCTGTTACCGGCACAGCAAAGCAGGAGGTTCTGGAGCAGCTGCAGGCCCTGCGGGGGGAGGATGCCAATTGGCGTGAGGGCCGCACCTGGAGCCTGGTTTACTACGGAGGTGAAGAAATTGCTGATTTGACCAGACAGGCGTACCAGTTATTCTCCCAGGAGAACGGCCTCAACCCAGGGGCCTTCCCTTCCCTGCGGCAAATGGAGACGGAAGTGGTGTCCATGACGGCGGATTTGCTGGGCGGCAGTCCGGGAACAGCCGGGAATATGACCTCAGGGGGCACGGAAAGTATTCTGATGGCGGTCAAAACAGCAAGGGACCATGCCCGGGCCACCCGCCCGGAAATCAGCCAGCCGGAGCTGCTTCTTCCCGTTACCGCCCATCCGGCCTTCTCCAAAGCGGCAGCTTATTTCGATATCAAGCCTGTATATATCCCGTTAACAGAGGAATACCGGGCAGATGTATCTGCTGCCCGGCAGCTGATTAACGAAAATACGATTCTGCTGGCCGGCTCCGCCCCGGCCTATCCGCATGGTGTGATCGACCCCATTGCAGAACTGGCGGCGCTTGCACTCCGTCATCAGCTTCCCTTTCATGTGGATGCCTGCCTCGGGGGATTCATGCTGCCCTTCCTGAAGGACACCGGTGAGCCTATACCGGATTTTGACTTCCGCGTACCCGGCGTAACCTCGATGTCAGCCGATCTCCATAAATACGGCTATGCCGCCAAAGGGGCCTCTGTCGTTCTGTACCGTGAAGACGAATACCGCCAGCATCAGTTCTATGTCCGCAGCGACTGGCCCGGCGGACTATTTGCTTCCCCGACGATGGCAGGCACACGGCCGGGTGGAGCGATTGCGGCGGCATGGGCTGTGCTGCGCGCACTCGGCCGGGACGGTTACAGCCGTCTCGCGGACACCACGCTGCAGATTACCCGCAGGCTTCAGGCTGCCCTTGCTTCAGTACCGGAACTGTACATCCTGGGCAATCCCCGGATGAGTGTCTTCGCCGTCGGCTCAGAAGTACTAAACCTGTATGCGGTCGCCGACGAGCTTGAGCGCCGGGGCTGGCATATGGACCGCCAGCATCTGCCCCCAAGCCTGCACTTCATGGTCACTCCGGCGCACAGGGAGAGCGTCGATATCTTCATTATTGATCTCCATCAGGCAATTGAACAGGTACAGCGGCATCCGGAAGCCTATACAGCAGGCTCCACAGCGATGTACGGCATGGTAGGCAGCCTGCCGGACCCCGCCCTGGCTCACGGGTTCATGCGGGACTATCTAAGCTCCATGACCCGCAGACGCCAAGAAACAGAATGA
- a CDS encoding amidohydrolase, protein MAYPEQIYINGIVLTFDQEGTTAEAIAVRGERIAAVGSTAELLELAGPETAVIDLQGKTVLPGFYEAHGHFPLSGILEVQSAALWSPPRGTITSIAGLLAALKEKAAAIPAGGWVTGFGYDPSKLAEKRHPSRYELDQAFPEHPVWLSHNSAHMGVANSRALAIAGITQDSPAPAIGVIQRDPDGEPTGLIQENGALIEAYIPPLSAEQHAEGIRLANAEYLSQGITTAIIAVGIDPEPLVAARSRGLLELRLINIPLFHPEQAPLKDAYDYGSVKSQGAKLFQDGSIQGYTGWLTNPYHTPFSEDDPLYRGFPMLEREELAEAVLAAHSAGRQVVIHANGDAAIDDVLYAIGEAQRQLPRPDARHRIEHAQSVREDQLDRIKELGITPSFFNDHVYYFGDNHRDIYLGEDRARRISPLRSAVDRGIRFSLHNDTPITPPSPLHLVSVAVNRLTSSGRELGPEYRITPYQALRAVTIDAAWQAFEEQDKGSIEPGKLADLVVLADNPLTADPLELHKIPVLRTIIGGRQVYVQAESAIASQQ, encoded by the coding sequence ATGGCATATCCGGAACAGATCTATATTAACGGCATAGTCCTGACTTTTGATCAGGAAGGAACCACTGCGGAAGCAATAGCCGTGCGAGGAGAGCGTATAGCTGCAGTGGGCAGCACGGCGGAGCTTCTGGAGCTGGCAGGACCGGAAACGGCAGTCATCGATCTCCAGGGAAAGACAGTCTTGCCCGGGTTCTATGAAGCGCATGGTCATTTCCCGCTAAGCGGAATTCTGGAGGTACAGTCTGCTGCACTGTGGAGTCCGCCGCGCGGCACCATCACCAGTATTGCCGGGCTGCTTGCGGCACTGAAAGAAAAGGCTGCGGCCATTCCGGCCGGGGGCTGGGTAACCGGCTTCGGCTATGATCCTTCCAAGCTTGCGGAGAAGCGGCATCCCAGCCGCTATGAGCTGGATCAGGCTTTCCCTGAGCATCCGGTATGGCTGTCCCATAACTCGGCGCATATGGGTGTGGCGAACAGCAGGGCACTGGCCATTGCCGGAATTACGCAGGATTCCCCTGCCCCGGCCATTGGTGTTATCCAGCGTGATCCCGACGGGGAGCCTACAGGCTTAATCCAGGAAAATGGCGCATTAATCGAAGCCTATATTCCCCCGTTATCTGCGGAGCAGCATGCGGAGGGGATCAGGCTGGCGAATGCCGAATACCTCTCGCAAGGCATCACCACTGCTATTATCGCGGTAGGCATTGACCCGGAACCGCTTGTAGCGGCCCGCAGCCGCGGGCTGCTGGAGCTCCGGCTGATCAATATCCCGTTATTTCATCCGGAGCAGGCTCCGCTGAAGGACGCGTATGACTATGGTTCAGTCAAATCTCAAGGCGCTAAGCTGTTTCAGGACGGCTCCATCCAAGGATACACCGGCTGGCTCACCAACCCGTATCACACCCCATTCTCCGAGGATGATCCGCTGTACCGGGGATTTCCTATGCTGGAAAGAGAGGAGCTGGCAGAAGCCGTACTCGCTGCTCACTCCGCCGGGCGCCAGGTAGTCATCCATGCCAACGGGGACGCAGCCATCGATGATGTGCTGTATGCCATCGGCGAAGCCCAGCGGCAGCTGCCGCGGCCGGACGCACGCCATAGAATTGAGCATGCCCAGTCCGTACGGGAGGATCAGCTGGACCGGATCAAGGAACTAGGGATCACCCCTTCCTTCTTCAACGATCATGTCTATTATTTCGGCGATAACCACCGTGACATCTATCTGGGTGAAGACCGGGCCCGCCGGATCAGCCCGCTCCGCTCAGCCGTAGACAGGGGCATCCGTTTCTCGCTGCATAATGATACACCGATCACCCCGCCCTCTCCGCTCCATCTCGTATCCGTCGCCGTTAACCGGCTGACATCCAGCGGCCGGGAACTGGGCCCGGAATACCGGATCACGCCTTATCAGGCGCTGCGCGCCGTCACGATCGATGCCGCCTGGCAGGCATTCGAGGAGCAAGACAAAGGCTCTATTGAGCCCGGCAAGCTGGCTGACCTGGTCGTTCTCGCCGATAATCCGCTGACTGCTGATCCCCTGGAGCTTCATAAGATTCCTGTTCTCCGGACGATTATCGGCGGCCGTCAGGTGTATGTCCAGGCGGAATCAGCTATAGCTTCACAGCAGTAG
- a CDS encoding ABC transporter permease codes for MIRKTSVKPARSARLPDALQAWIFPLALLLLWQTAGATGLISPSLLPAPWEIGKEFIRLAGNGKLWIHLEASIIRAAAGFALGGSLALIIGLASGLSRLVEELLDPSLQMMRTVPLLSVIPLFILWFGVGQLSQVLLIALGSFFPLYVNTFAGVRGVDRKLHEVARVLQYSRLQQILRLIIPAALPNILLGFRLSLGIAWLCLVVAELMGASSGIGYMIAEARQYSQTAAVFVGIGIFAAVGKLSDSLVRLLEARLLHWREAYKG; via the coding sequence ATGATTAGAAAAACAAGCGTGAAACCGGCGCGGTCCGCGAGACTGCCGGATGCGCTGCAGGCCTGGATCTTTCCGCTGGCTCTGCTGCTGCTGTGGCAGACTGCGGGAGCCACCGGCCTGATCTCCCCTTCGCTGCTGCCGGCGCCGTGGGAGATCGGGAAGGAATTCATCCGGCTGGCGGGAAACGGCAAGCTGTGGATACACCTGGAAGCCAGCATCATCCGGGCCGCTGCCGGCTTCGCTCTCGGCGGATCACTCGCGCTGATCATCGGGCTGGCTTCCGGACTGTCCAGACTGGTGGAGGAGCTGCTCGATCCTTCCCTGCAAATGATGCGGACGGTTCCGCTCTTATCGGTCATTCCGCTGTTTATTCTCTGGTTCGGGGTGGGCCAGCTGTCGCAGGTGCTGCTCATTGCACTCGGGTCCTTTTTCCCCTTATATGTCAATACCTTCGCAGGTGTCCGGGGAGTTGACCGCAAGCTGCATGAGGTAGCCCGGGTCCTCCAGTATTCCCGGCTGCAGCAGATCCTCCGCCTCATCATTCCAGCCGCACTGCCTAACATTCTGCTGGGGTTCCGCCTGTCCCTGGGCATAGCCTGGCTCTGTCTGGTAGTAGCCGAGCTGATGGGGGCCAGCTCCGGTATCGGCTACATGATTGCCGAAGCACGCCAGTATTCGCAAACCGCGGCCGTATTTGTCGGCATCGGCATCTTCGCGGCTGTCGGCAAGCTGTCCGACTCGCTGGTGCGGCTGCTTGAAGCAAGGCTGCTGCACTGGAGGGAGGCCTATAAAGGCTGA
- a CDS encoding ABC transporter permease — protein MQSIRLEERVALPAAAGKRRPGDRQGKRKTTFKGLLLPALTLVIWEIAGTAGGISPTVLPTPHVIALEFYHLAGSGELLYHLRISLWRSLLGFLLGGSLGLALGLWSGFSRLAEKQLDPSIQMLRTVPHLAITPLFILWFGFGEESKILLIALGAFFPVYVNTFLGIRSVDEKLFEVAKVLQFNRRSLIAKLILPAALPNILLGIRLSLGAAWLGLVVAEMMGSSEGVGYLIMDARYFSITSLVFVGILIFAIVGKLTDSLVKLLEKRLLRWRDSYLGENL, from the coding sequence ATGCAGAGCATCCGGCTGGAGGAAAGGGTGGCACTCCCTGCCGCCGCAGGCAAGAGAAGGCCCGGTGACAGGCAAGGCAAGCGGAAGACCACTTTCAAAGGACTGCTGCTGCCTGCACTGACTCTTGTAATCTGGGAAATTGCCGGAACGGCTGGAGGGATCAGTCCTACCGTTCTGCCCACTCCCCACGTTATTGCATTGGAATTCTATCATCTTGCCGGGTCGGGGGAGCTCCTCTACCATCTGCGGATATCTTTATGGCGCTCGCTGCTCGGCTTCCTGCTGGGAGGGTCTTTGGGGCTGGCCCTTGGACTGTGGTCCGGCTTCTCCCGGCTGGCAGAGAAACAGCTGGACCCGTCCATTCAGATGCTGCGGACCGTCCCCCATCTGGCCATCACGCCATTATTCATTCTCTGGTTCGGCTTCGGGGAAGAATCCAAGATTCTATTGATTGCACTAGGCGCCTTTTTCCCGGTGTATGTAAATACCTTTCTCGGTATCCGGTCAGTGGACGAGAAGCTGTTTGAAGTGGCAAAGGTACTGCAGTTTAACCGCCGGAGTCTGATTGCGAAGCTAATCCTGCCGGCCGCTCTGCCAAATATCCTGCTGGGCATCCGCCTGTCACTTGGCGCGGCGTGGCTTGGACTGGTAGTGGCCGAGATGATGGGCTCAAGCGAAGGGGTAGGTTATCTGATTATGGATGCAAGGTATTTCTCGATCACCTCGCTGGTTTTTGTAGGCATCCTGATCTTCGCCATCGTCGGGAAACTGACGGATTCGCTGGTCAAGCTGCTGGAGAAGCGGCTGCTCCGCTGGCGGGACAGCTATCTGGGGGAGAATCTATGA
- a CDS encoding aliphatic sulfonate ABC transporter substrate-binding protein, which yields MKLFSKSTAWMALTALTLLVSGCGSNGATASNTADKTAAATEAPAAAATAAPAPAAKDYGGLTLTIGIQPGPGAYSLARSKGWFEEEFDKVGVKVDWAEFQSGPPMTEAIAAGRLDFAGLGNLPVVTAQAADIGFTEIANIIDGKNNVAIIVPEDSTITTVEQLKGKKVAVAKGSNAFNFLYRGLDKAGLKPSDLEIIQLQPNEAQPAFETGGVDAWATWDPYITTNVLTGKAKVLTDGEALGVLSPSFLIARTKLAEEHPELITSFLKVYEQARVWEDQHLEEATAAYAEQFQVDAAVIKALRDRVTPINLPISDEVIAQQQETADFQLEQKTIRKQIDVSKVVDNQFIEQAIKDAAAEPKS from the coding sequence ATGAAACTATTTAGTAAAAGCACAGCCTGGATGGCATTAACCGCTTTGACACTTCTGGTGTCTGGCTGCGGCAGCAACGGAGCCACGGCATCCAATACTGCGGATAAAACCGCTGCGGCCACTGAAGCACCTGCGGCGGCGGCAACGGCAGCCCCTGCACCTGCCGCTAAGGATTACGGCGGATTGACCTTGACGATCGGCATCCAGCCCGGACCCGGCGCCTACTCGCTGGCCCGCAGCAAGGGCTGGTTCGAGGAGGAATTCGATAAGGTCGGCGTGAAGGTGGACTGGGCGGAGTTCCAGAGCGGTCCGCCGATGACGGAAGCCATTGCCGCCGGGCGCCTCGATTTCGCCGGCCTTGGCAATCTGCCGGTGGTCACTGCCCAGGCAGCGGATATCGGCTTCACTGAAATCGCCAATATCATCGACGGCAAGAATAATGTAGCCATCATCGTTCCGGAGGACAGCACGATCACCACAGTTGAACAGCTGAAGGGCAAGAAGGTTGCCGTGGCCAAAGGCAGCAATGCGTTCAACTTCCTGTACCGCGGTCTGGATAAAGCCGGGCTTAAGCCTTCCGACCTGGAGATCATCCAGCTGCAGCCTAATGAAGCGCAGCCCGCTTTTGAAACCGGGGGAGTGGATGCATGGGCAACCTGGGACCCCTACATTACAACGAATGTGCTGACCGGCAAAGCAAAGGTTCTGACAGACGGTGAAGCCTTGGGCGTCTTATCCCCTTCCTTCCTGATTGCAAGAACCAAGCTTGCCGAGGAGCATCCGGAATTAATCACCTCGTTCCTGAAGGTGTATGAGCAGGCCCGTGTCTGGGAGGACCAGCATCTGGAGGAAGCCACTGCGGCGTATGCAGAGCAGTTCCAGGTGGATGCGGCTGTAATCAAGGCGCTGCGTGACCGCGTAACCCCGATTAACCTGCCGATCAGTGACGAGGTCATTGCCCAGCAGCAGGAAACCGCGGACTTCCAGCTGGAGCAGAAAACGATCCGCAAGCAAATTGATGTCTCCAAGGTGGTAGATAACCAGTTTATCGAGCAGGCCATTAAGGATGCCGCCGCTGAGCCGAAATCCTGA